The nucleotide sequence AAAACGGAAGCACTGTATACTTTGCCGACTCGGTTTCGGCAAAAGGAGCGCGCTCGGTATTGGTGGATGTGTCAAATCTGTCAACTGTATCGCTTAATAAAATGTACGGGAAAATATATTATAAATATTTGACTGATGATGATTTATCAAAGAATATAACACTGCTGGGAGGAGCCAGCCAAACGGTAAAGACCACATACACAGGAGACAGCACATATGTAAAGCCAACAGTTGAGACAGTGCTGGACGGTTTGGGAAACAAGGCGTCTGAGACGTACTATAAGCATGGAACGAGTACGGTGCTGAATAAAAACACATATAAGTATGACTATATGGGAAACGTCCTGGAGACAAAAGGCGGCAGAACCTATACTGAAAACCTGGGAGACTATACGTCGAAAGCGGAATATGATTATATGGGAAATCCGACAAAAACCTACAGAACCGACGGAAGCTATATGACCGCCGCATATGACGGATACGGAAATGTATTGAGCCAAACTGACTATATGGGAAACACAACCACAATGGAATACGACAGGCTGGGAAGAGCGATAAAGGCAGCGGCGCCGTTTAATGGTTCAGAAAAGAGCAAAACCCTGACATACTATGACGGAACCAGGGATATATATACTCAATATGCGTACGACAATGCAGGAAATATGGTGAAGACAGTAACAGGACAGACAAGCAAAATAGCTGATCTGTACGGGACACTGCCGGATGCAGCGGCCAGCCAAACATATGAGTATGACAGATTCGGAAACGTGATAAAGGCAACCGACGGACTGGGAAAAAGCAGTACGGCAGCTTATAATCTAATGGGACTGCCGGTGACAGAGACGGACAGAAACGGAAACGTAAAGACAATGACCTTCAACGCGTACGGAAGTCCGCTGACGGTGAGCGTAACAAACGGAGAGACAATAACAAATACATACAGCAAAAACAATCTGCTGATAAGCGCCAAACAGGGAAGCAGCACGGTGTCGTACACGTATGACGACTATGGATATGTAAAGACGGAGAACAGCAACGGTATAGTAAACACATACACAAACGATGTTGAAGGAAATAGAAGGAACTATACCCAAAAAGAGGGAACAAATACATATATAAACGCGTCATATACATATGACAAACTAAGCAGAATGACGAATGTAAATTTCGGAAACGGGATAAGCGCGGGATATACATATAATGCAAATAATCAGGTGTCAAAGGAAACGAGAGGAAGTCTGATAACAAGTTATGGGTATAGAGAAAGCGGACAGTTGTCTATGATGACAACAACAAATGGAAGCTGGACGCAGGGATATATGTATGATTACAATTTGTCAGGAAATCAGATATTAAAAAGAAGCATAGATTCAGAGAATAATATATTTGATGACACAACATATACATATGATAACTTAGGGCAGCTGTTGAGCGAGACGTCAGCTAATTACTACGCAGCATATATGTATGATACGAGAGGAAATATAAAGCAGAAGAAAGAAGGAGACAATAATCCAACATATTATAGTTATGACAAAAACAATAGATTGACATTTTCATCAAATGAATATGGGTTATATACATTTGAAGATTCTATATATGAATATGATGGAAATGGAAATCGTGTAAAGACGAGAAGAAATTATTATGATGATGGAGGAGATGAATCGGTAGATATAGGATATGACGAATTTAAATATGGATATGATGCGTATAACAGACAAATAAGTTATTATAATTATGAAGTAGATTATGTAGGAGACTATGAGGATGAGACAACAGCAACGTATACATATGACGCGATAGGAAGAAGAGCAAGCAAAAAGGTAGACGGAGCGACAACAACGCACAGATGGGACGGAAGCAGCATAGTAGGAGACAGCGGAACAGGAGCGGCAACGTATTATAGAGGTATAAATATAATAGCGCAGAATAAGAACAACGCAGTGAACTACTATGTATATGACGGACACGGTAACACAGTAACACTGACGGACGCAAACGGGGCGACAGTATCCAAATGTGACTATAGTGCGTATGGGAATAGAACGTCAATAAAGAGTTATATAAATACGCCGTTCAAATACTGCGGAGAATATCAGGACAACGAAAGCGGAATGGTATATCTGAGAAACAGGTATTATAAAATAAACGAAGGCCGCTTCACGCAGGAAGACCCGGCAAAAGACGGACTGAACTGGTACGCATACTGCGGTAATAATCCTGTAAATTTTGTTGACCCGTTTGGATTGGATAGTATAAAAAATTATTGTACTAATGAAGATAAATTAACATTAGAACAGAAAAAAGCAATGAACTCAGCTATAAATGCATATCATGATGGAGTTTTATCCTATGGAGATATGTTAGAAAATTTAGCACTTAACGGAGGAACTATAAGTGAATTGGCAAAGGGACCTGCTGTAGTAGCAGAAATGGTGGGAAGTGATTTGAACATAACGGTTTATGCAAATATAGAATCTATAGAAATTATGGCGACCTTGGATTCTGGAGAAAAGGTAAAAGGAATTTATACGCAAGAAAACTATTCAATGATGTTAAATAAAGATGACCTAGGTGATATAGAATACTTAAACTCAGGAGGAATTACTTTTAAGGAAATTCTTTGTAAAGGCATAGAAAGTTGGTCTGGTAGTGTTAATGGAATAAATATAAATGTAAATGTTGTATATGGAAAAAGTAATACCAATAAAACGGTGAAAGTGAATTTTCTGTATGGAAAAAGAGAAAATAGTGAGTCACCTGGTTTAGTTTCAAATATTTATTATGAGATGCGTGTAGATTCGAATGATATGTCAGTTAGAAACTTTTCTATACTTTGTGGTCATGAAGCTGGAGGTCATGCAGCATTCAATTTTAGTGATGCATACGTAAAGTCTTCTGGAATTACTAATATAAGTTCCATAATGGGTGATGGCATTCAATATGTTACTGATTTAGATAGAGCAATGCTTCTTAGAGCATATACTTATGGATTTAATATTAATATGAAATATCAAGAGAATATTGACCTATTAAATATATATTCTCCGGGTTGGAAATATAAGGAGAGAAAATAAAATGAAAAAATCTTTTAAATTATTAATAATCATAAATATAATAAGCGTAATGATAGCTAGTATATTAACATTACAAATTTTTGCAACCCCCAATTATCAAAGTTTTGAAAACAAAACTGGTTCTATTGTTGAAGAAATAAATATTACATATGTTTTAAAAAATGCTACTTATATTACTTCGATGGTTGGAGATAAAAATGGTATTATAGCATACGTAAGAGATTTAAATACTAATAAACAAATTGATAATTCGAGATATATTTATATTGATTATAATGGAAATGTTACTGAATGTAAATTTTTTGATGATTTGTCTTCTGACTACTTTAAATATCCAAGTGTATTTTGTGAAGGAATTGCTAGGATAAAAAAGGGAAATAAGCAAGGTTATATTAACGAAAAATATGAGTGGATAGCTAATTTAGATTATTATTCTATTTCGAATTTTTCAAACGGTTATGGAGCGGTAAAGAAGGTGAATGGAAAAAGTTATTTGTTGAATATAAATGGAGAAGTTTGTATGGAAGCAGATGATTTTTATTATAATGGTTCGGATACAAATTATTCGGGAACTGCATTTCAAAATGGATATGCGGCATATTCTAAAAATGAAGAATTTTTTTATTTAGATGAAAACTTAAATTCTACTAAAATCATGTTAGATGATGAGTTTAATTTTAATGATGGAAAGTTTATGTTTAACGGAGGCACATTGGCTTATATGTATCCCGAGATAGTAGATGGCAATTATACACATAAACAAATTTACTGCGTTTTCGGACACGATGGTAAAGAAAAATATCGTTATATAGTTGATCTTCCTGAGTTAGAACCTGTAAATAGCTATGATTATATAAACATACTTGCAAATGGAAATGTTGTCTTTGAAACTCCAGATGATTTTAACGACAACTTTTGTAAATCAAAAGTATCTCTTGTTACAAATAATGGTGAAGTTTTAGCAGAAAATAGAGAGTTTGATAGATACGATGGAATGAATTTTGTTAGTATAGGTGATAAAGTATGTTATGTAGGAAACTTTTATGATTCTCATTTAAAAAAATTAGATAGTATAAGTTTAAAAGGAGAATACTTTGATACTAATGATGGAAGTGTTGTCGGCGGATTGGAAATAATAGAAAATAAAGAATTAAATGAAATTACAATAAATAAATTAGTTATAGTAAGAGATGTGAAAACAGAAATCGCTCCCAATATTAAACTGGTTGATCCTGATAAGGTAAATTTAAAACAGAATATACCAAAGAACATAATGGTGTTTATAAACAAAAAACAACTCAACTTTGATGTACCGCCAATAACGGAAAATGACAGAACATTAGTACCAATGAGAGCAATATTTGAAGCGTTGGGAGCAGAAGTAGAATGGGAAAATGAAACACAAACGGCAACAGCAACAAAGGATGAAATAACAGTATCAGTAACAATTGACAGCAATAGGATGCTAAAAAATGGAGAAGAAATAAAATTGGATGTACCTGCAAGATTAGTAGGAGACAGCAGAACATTAGTGCCATTGAGAGCAATATCAGAAGCATTCGGTTGTCGGGTAGAATGGGACGAAAAATTACAAAGAGTAGACATTTATACAAACTAAAATTGTTACGGAGGGCGTAATAATTTACGCCCTCCGGTAATCCCCCCAAAGCTGGACAAGCGTGCGCATAAAAAACTGAAACGGAGTAAAAAACACCGGAAAGTTTTTGTATATATAAAAATATTTAATTATTTAAAATAAAATCCATTAAACACCTTAAAATTAAATAGTTAAAAAGTACATATAGCTCCGTTTCAGTTTTTTATGCGTATAGAGAAAGCGGACAGCTGTCGGTGATGACAACGACAAATGGAAGCAGGACGCAGGGATATATGTATGATACAAGAGGAAACAGGAGTAAAATAAAAGAAGGAAATAGTTATTGGAAGAATTATACGTATGACGCAAATAATAGAATTACAAGAACAACACAGCAGGCAGATGATAGTAATGATATCTATGAGAACTATACGTATGATGCGAATGGAAATTGTCTAACGATGAGAAGGTCATATTATAGTGATGATGGAGATAATTCAGAAGAAACGGGATATGACGAATTTAAATATGGATATGATGCGTATAACAGACAAATAAGTTATTATAATTATGAAGTAGATTATGTAGGAGACTATGAGGATGAGACAACAGCAACGTATACATATGACGCGATAGGAAGGAGAGCAAGCAAAAAGGTAGACGGAGCGACGACAATGCACAGATGGGACGGAAGCAGCATAGTAGGAGACAGCGGAACAGGAGCGGCAACGTATTATAGAGGAATAAATATAATAGCACAGAACAAGAACAACGCGGTGAACTACTATGTATATGACGGACATGGGAATACAGTAACACTGACGGACGCAAACGGGGCGACAGTATCCAAATGTGACTATAGTGCGTATGGGAATAGAACGTCAATAAAGAGTTATATAAATACGCCGTTCAAATACTGCGGAGAATACCAGGACAACGAAAGTGGAATGGTATATCTGAGAAACAGGTATTACAAAATAAACGAAGGACGCTTCACGCAGGAAGACCCGGCAAAAGACGGATTGAACTGGTACGCATACTGCGGTAATAATCCTGTGAACTTCGTTGACCCAAGCGGGCTGGTAAATGTTGAGGATGAAGATCCTATACATGATTATTGTTCAAATCAAGGTCAAGTTGTTGGACAGGAAAGAATAAATATTAATAGCGCAATTCATGCTTATCAAGATGGGGTTTTGTCCTATGAGGATATGTTAAAAAATGTTGTACTCAATGGTGGAACCATAAAGGAAGAAAAGAAACTTGATGCTATACAAGTTGAGGAAACAAAAAATGGTTTTGCGGTAACTGCATATATAAGATATTCTGGGAATTTAAGTAATGTAAGTTATGAAGGTAAAACATACTCAGAATATGCAACTGAAGGAATTGAAAATTATTGGAGTGGCACTATATATGGTATTACTGTAACTACTAATGTGGTTACAACAGATGATGGAATACATAAAAGGAAAGATATGAAAATTGATAATGGCAGTTATAAGGATTCAAGTACAAGTCAAGGTACAAATAACATTTTTCCTAATGGAGTATCATGGGTACTTTGGCAAAACAATAGCGAAAATATAAATCCTAATACTGATCTATTTAAAATAGTAGCGGCTCACGAGTTTGGACATTTATTTTTTAATATTAATGATAATTGTAGAGATGCAAGACACAAAAATGTTCCCGAAAGTAAATCTATACATGCGTACTCGGTAATGACGCGAACTAACATGATAGGTCTATCATCATCAACATTAGATTTGGCGTTTATGATAAAAAATTATAAAATAAGTAATTTTTCGCAAGGGATTTTTTGTGCAGATTATACTAATATTTTAGATAGATATTCTCAAGGATGGTATTATAAAAGATTTTATGAAGACTAAAATTTTATTAAAAAGGAAGATGAATTTATAAATGGAAAATATATTTAAAAAAATATTGTTATTATTAGTTGTTATATGTTCATTTTTTTGTAGTAATGTGTTTGCAAGTGAACGGGTTATAAGAAATATGACAATTGAGGATATTGCGGAGAAAAATTTTGAGTTAGATTGGAAAAATGTCATCCCCAAAGAACAGTTCAGTCCTGGAATGTATTTTTGTTCAGGTGTATATGACTTTGGAACTACATTTCACTATTACGATATATCGAATGATATATCAAATGAAATATTTATAGATTATGATGGTAATATAACATTGAATCCAATAATTTTTCAGGATGGTATTGCAATTATAAAAACTACAGAAGAAACTTTGGATGAGCAGAAAATAAACTATAAATATGGCTGTATAAATAGTAAATATGAATGGATAATTCCACCTATATATGAGAGAATAGTGTATTGCGATAACGGTTTTATTATGGCTGAGAGAAACAAAAGAATATATATATTTAATATTTACGGAGAAGTACAAATTTCTTTTAGACAAGATGAATTTTATGCAGAGTTTTCTACTGGTGATGTTATTTTAAAATTAAGTAATCTAAAGACTAAGAGTCAATATTTGTTGGATAATAGTTTTAATATTATAAATAAGTATAATTTAAATTCAAAAGAAGAAAAGGAAGTAAGTCAAGGAGGTTATATCACTTTTGATAATAGAATTAAAAATAATATATATTATAGAGCTGATGAAAAAAATAACGATATAATAATAAATGGGTATAATTCAAAAGGTGAATTACTAAACGCACTAAATTTAAGTGATAAAATTGGTAAAAAATTTAATGTTTTTACAAGTCAAATATTAGATAATGGGGATCTGATTTTATGTTTAAATGTTGAAAACGATACACATTGCATTGTACTATTTTCTGCATTAACAAGTGATTGTTATACATCTTATTATTTTAAAGATGGATTTCCGTTTGAGCAAGTATATAATTTTTATGATATGTTAGTATTTGATAATGGAATTGTTATGGATAATAACTTAGAATATGTGGGTCATTTATATAACAATGACAATTATGAAGTTAAAATTTTTGTAGACAAAGGAAAATTAATATGCAGTTTACTAAAATATGTAGATTCATCAGAGAGTATATTTGATAAAAGTCTTTATCAGTTAAGTAATGTATATATAGTTTATAATAATAAAAAAGAATTGAGTAATGATAATTTGCTTGTAGATAAAAATAGAATAAGTAAATATGTTGAACCTAAAGGTGTTTATGGTGAAATAAATATATACTTAAATAATAAAAGATTAAATTTTGATATAGCACCGATAACAGAAGATGACAGAACACTAGTGCCAATGAGGGCAATATTTGAAGCACTGGGAGCAGAAGTAGAATGGGAAAATGAAACCCAAACGGCAACAGCAACAAAGGATGGAATAACAGTGTCGGTGACAATTGACAGTAATAAAATGCAGAAAAATGCAGAAGAAATAGAACTGGATGTTCCTGCAAGGTTAGTAGAAGACAGCAGGACATTGGTACCATTAAGGGCAATATCAGAAGCATTTGGCTGTCAGGTGGAATGGAATGAAGAATTACAAAGGGTAGATATTTATTCAAACTAAAATTGTTGTGGAGGGCGTATTGATTTACGCCCTCCGGTAACTCCAAAAAGTTGGACAAGAGTACGTATAAAAAATTGAAACGAAGTAAAAACATCAGAAAGTTTTTGAATATATAAAGAAATAACTATTTAAAATAAAATTCATCAAACACTTTAATTTTAAATGGCTAAAAATTTATATAGCTCTGTTTTAGTTTTTTATGTTTATTTAGTTTAAAGTACTGTATACTATTGATATCCAAATGTATTGAGTCATGCTGACCATATGAGAAAGACTTAAACAAGGGAATATTATGAACCGGGCAGAGCGGTATAGACGATGTTAGATAAATTGAGATAGTATAGAAAAATAAAATATCATTTTACAGGTTTTGTTGATTTGTGTTGATGTTGGATATTTAATGCTGGAGTTTGAAAATGATTTAACTTTTTATTTATTAGCAGCGGCAGGAGAATATATAAATAGATACAAAATATTAGATTCATTAAGGATATATTTAGTTTACTTGATATGCTGCAAGTAAGTAATGGGATAATATATATGGAATAAGTGAGAACAGAATAATTGTATTCTTCAAGAAGTTTATAATATAGAACTATTTGCTGAAAGTATATTTAAATCAAGTAGCCGCTAAGAAAAGTGGATAGTAGATAAAATTTTTCAGCATAAAATAATATAATATCACTGTTGAAAAATTATATAAAATGTGTTATTATATTCTAAAGATTTGGGGGTGCCCGATATGAACGATTCTGTTAAAGAGCTTTGTATAGGCGAAAACGGAAAGTTAAGCGCTAAAAATCTCAGAGCATTTTTAGCAAATAATTTAAAAAACGAAAAGTTGGTTTTACGTGTAGGCGCCTTTGATTCAACATTTGAAAACGATATTGATTATATAGTAAAACTTATTGAAGATAATACATATTATGTCAGAAATCTGCTTAAACTCCTGGTCGAGTCTGAGGATCTTAAACCTGATAATATTGATATTATATATAAGGCAAGTTCTTCTATGGGAACAACTTATTTGCGCCTAAGAAATCTATGTGAGCTTACCCAGGGGAAATATGGCATAAATTTAAAAACAAGAAATTCGGTTGAAATCAGTGCGTTTTTAAATGAGTTTGTTAAAACTGTGCATAACTGTCTGCCGGTTTCAATGTGCAGAAATATTTCTTTGCGTAACAACGTAAGAAATGATTTATACGCCAGTATTAATCAGACAGGGCTTACTCATATACTGGTCAATCTGCTTGTTAACGCTTTAGTTCACAGTCACTCTGAAAACAGAAAAGTTGATATTATATTAAATAGTTTTAAAAAAGAAAAATTTATTGCAATCTCTGTTGTGGATTATGGTATAGGCGTCGATTTGAAAAAGATTCATGCAATTATGGAACGGAACATCAATGACGTTTTTGACGGGAGCAAGACCTTGCTTAGGTCATATAAGGGATACGGCCTTTTGGTTTGTCAGAAACTAGCCGGAAATATGGATGGAAAAATTCTTGTCTCAAATATAAAAGAAGGCGGCTCAGTATTTACAGTAGTGATGAATTTGACCGCCAAAGAGGAAAGCGGAGATTTTCTCAGGCTGCGTGATTCAGCGGGGAATAATGATAATCTTGTGGATGTTGAACTGATAGCTTTGGCGCTTTATCAGATTATAAAAAATGAGAAGCTTGTTTAATTTTAGATTGAATTTGAAAGGATGAGAGAATATTGACTATAACATATGAATATCATAATTCACTTTATGTAAACATAACAAACCGCTGTTCGAATGCATGCGTTTTCTGCGTCAGGACAAAACATGATAATGTTAACGGAAAGGATGACCTTTGGCTGGATAGGGAGCCGAGTATTGAGGAGATAAAAGCTGATTTTGAGAAAAGAGATTTATCAAAATATGATGAGATAGTATTCTGCGGATATGGAGAACCAACCGAAAGATTTGACGATTTAATTGAGATTGCAAGATGGATAAAGTCAAAAAAACCTGATTCTGTTATAAGAATAAACACAAACGGTCAGGCAAATCTTATTAACGGCAGGGATGTCACTCCGGAGCTTGATGGCGCTATAGATATTATAGGAATCAGTTTAAATGCTTCAAACGCTAAAGAATATCAGGATATATGCAAGAGCAGATATGGAGAAGAGTCTTTTGAGGCTTTGCAGGATTTTGCGAAAAGAGCGAAAGATTATGTTAAACTTGTTGTCTTTAGTGTGGTAGATAAAACTATACCGGAAAGTGATATTGAGATATGCAGAAAGATAGCTGAAGACTGCGGTGT is from Monoglobus pectinilyticus and encodes:
- a CDS encoding stalk domain-containing protein; translated protein: MENIFKKILLLLVVICSFFCSNVFASERVIRNMTIEDIAEKNFELDWKNVIPKEQFSPGMYFCSGVYDFGTTFHYYDISNDISNEIFIDYDGNITLNPIIFQDGIAIIKTTEETLDEQKINYKYGCINSKYEWIIPPIYERIVYCDNGFIMAERNKRIYIFNIYGEVQISFRQDEFYAEFSTGDVILKLSNLKTKSQYLLDNSFNIINKYNLNSKEEKEVSQGGYITFDNRIKNNIYYRADEKNNDIIINGYNSKGELLNALNLSDKIGKKFNVFTSQILDNGDLILCLNVENDTHCIVLFSALTSDCYTSYYFKDGFPFEQVYNFYDMLVFDNGIVMDNNLEYVGHLYNNDNYEVKIFVDKGKLICSLLKYVDSSESIFDKSLYQLSNVYIVYNNKKELSNDNLLVDKNRISKYVEPKGVYGEINIYLNNKRLNFDIAPITEDDRTLVPMRAIFEALGAEVEWENETQTATATKDGITVSVTIDSNKMQKNAEEIELDVPARLVEDSRTLVPLRAISEAFGCQVEWNEELQRVDIYSN
- a CDS encoding stalk domain-containing protein yields the protein MKKSFKLLIIINIISVMIASILTLQIFATPNYQSFENKTGSIVEEINITYVLKNATYITSMVGDKNGIIAYVRDLNTNKQIDNSRYIYIDYNGNVTECKFFDDLSSDYFKYPSVFCEGIARIKKGNKQGYINEKYEWIANLDYYSISNFSNGYGAVKKVNGKSYLLNINGEVCMEADDFYYNGSDTNYSGTAFQNGYAAYSKNEEFFYLDENLNSTKIMLDDEFNFNDGKFMFNGGTLAYMYPEIVDGNYTHKQIYCVFGHDGKEKYRYIVDLPELEPVNSYDYINILANGNVVFETPDDFNDNFCKSKVSLVTNNGEVLAENREFDRYDGMNFVSIGDKVCYVGNFYDSHLKKLDSISLKGEYFDTNDGSVVGGLEIIENKELNEITINKLVIVRDVKTEIAPNIKLVDPDKVNLKQNIPKNIMVFINKKQLNFDVPPITENDRTLVPMRAIFEALGAEVEWENETQTATATKDEITVSVTIDSNRMLKNGEEIKLDVPARLVGDSRTLVPLRAISEAFGCRVEWDEKLQRVDIYTN
- a CDS encoding sensor histidine kinase encodes the protein MNDSVKELCIGENGKLSAKNLRAFLANNLKNEKLVLRVGAFDSTFENDIDYIVKLIEDNTYYVRNLLKLLVESEDLKPDNIDIIYKASSSMGTTYLRLRNLCELTQGKYGINLKTRNSVEISAFLNEFVKTVHNCLPVSMCRNISLRNNVRNDLYASINQTGLTHILVNLLVNALVHSHSENRKVDIILNSFKKEKFIAISVVDYGIGVDLKKIHAIMERNINDVFDGSKTLLRSYKGYGLLVCQKLAGNMDGKILVSNIKEGGSVFTVVMNLTAKEESGDFLRLRDSAGNNDNLVDVELIALALYQIIKNEKLV
- a CDS encoding RHS repeat domain-containing protein, with the translated sequence MSKLKYFLFISVLIVSCFSISCYASTSDSLYEQSLVESMIAQNGSNYESPFIAAGGNVELSDGNVNVNEVDLSLPGKNGMDVNIRRIHYVNGKPGSYYGVSTNGSVATSPMYLYNYVLNGVSKTAYVAFDKEENLTDEFYTTSSLLGSNMSTDTHGTKYYEYSSIKSASGILMTRDKNKPSVQNYQLSNEVFAYMGKNSDVEIGYGWYVAMPQISQVNVSGSSYIKRYTYLFEDENGQTMNFTYEFDLEGTKWVFDPESCNVSAPDSQYNAQVYSDNQTHALGFQYDVVITDGDGKSYYFLKGINKNCLPAAIIDRYGNTVRYAANSSGVAVTDTFGRNIQVSSSGITVTKGSYVKSVEYRLVRSNDTTRDPSGLLSCFSKYSLQVRKYNGSGYETTEYVSHKSSIQFISKEVYYYDKIEKIIYPTNASVEYEYETTPTVKKFSSSTGRYKISHKDYHIKKEIAYEDGSEKYSKTYSFYQYIQNAATVPGDKERYVTVNETYDDGSSKSMNYNYDYAGRLYEIKGSIDGKVYNEQYTYSSNSNKDLSSLGSSTMLALRKANMQSVITTYGGNIINVTYNKYNNRNQPTYSLNGEKEITYTYDDSFGLLLTKNYKKDDSTPIRIQNSKTSDGKSIASSKIYENNAEKSTTSYTYNSDGTIASQTVTPSVGAQVTTVYSYTYNPDGSYRLTSTVNNVSDTDGNNSSVTTVQNYDWLGNLVSATDPNGNTFSYQYDGLGRLVKQINPDGTYQTASYNIADNSVTVTDENGNVTTQDYTPLGYLDKIYLDNNQNNIAAQYTYDNHGRKTSETAYQSIGGKKVTENYTYDQFDRVVSQTSKEDNTALDTVGYEYSYGDGFSKSESNITITVPSSAKKLLAVFHNTSVSASSAVSVKNGSTVYFADSVSAKGARSVLVDVSNLSTVSLNKMYGKIYYKYLTDDDLSKNITLLGGASQTVKTTYTGDSTYVKPTVETVLDGLGNKASETYYKHGTSTVLNKNTYKYDYMGNVLETKGGRTYTENLGDYTSKAEYDYMGNPTKTYRTDGSYMTAAYDGYGNVLSQTDYMGNTTTMEYDRLGRAIKAAAPFNGSEKSKTLTYYDGTRDIYTQYAYDNAGNMVKTVTGQTSKIADLYGTLPDAAASQTYEYDRFGNVIKATDGLGKSSTAAYNLMGLPVTETDRNGNVKTMTFNAYGSPLTVSVTNGETITNTYSKNNLLISAKQGSSTVSYTYDDYGYVKTENSNGIVNTYTNDVEGNRRNYTQKEGTNTYINASYTYDKLSRMTNVNFGNGISAGYTYNANNQVSKETRGSLITSYGYRESGQLSMMTTTNGSWTQGYMYDYNLSGNQILKRSIDSENNIFDDTTYTYDNLGQLLSETSANYYAAYMYDTRGNIKQKKEGDNNPTYYSYDKNNRLTFSSNEYGLYTFEDSIYEYDGNGNRVKTRRNYYDDGGDESVDIGYDEFKYGYDAYNRQISYYNYEVDYVGDYEDETTATYTYDAIGRRASKKVDGATTTHRWDGSSIVGDSGTGAATYYRGINIIAQNKNNAVNYYVYDGHGNTVTLTDANGATVSKCDYSAYGNRTSIKSYINTPFKYCGEYQDNESGMVYLRNRYYKINEGRFTQEDPAKDGLNWYAYCGNNPVNFVDPFGLDSIKNYCTNEDKLTLEQKKAMNSAINAYHDGVLSYGDMLENLALNGGTISELAKGPAVVAEMVGSDLNITVYANIESIEIMATLDSGEKVKGIYTQENYSMMLNKDDLGDIEYLNSGGITFKEILCKGIESWSGSVNGININVNVVYGKSNTNKTVKVNFLYGKRENSESPGLVSNIYYEMRVDSNDMSVRNFSILCGHEAGGHAAFNFSDAYVKSSGITNISSIMGDGIQYVTDLDRAMLLRAYTYGFNINMKYQENIDLLNIYSPGWKYKERK
- a CDS encoding TIGR04100 family radical SAM protein; translated protein: MTITYEYHNSLYVNITNRCSNACVFCVRTKHDNVNGKDDLWLDREPSIEEIKADFEKRDLSKYDEIVFCGYGEPTERFDDLIEIARWIKSKKPDSVIRINTNGQANLINGRDVTPELDGAIDIIGISLNASNAKEYQDICKSRYGEESFEALQDFAKRAKDYVKLVVFSVVDKTIPESDIEICRKIAEDCGVKFRLREYIE
- a CDS encoding RHS repeat-associated core domain-containing protein; the encoded protein is MTTTNGSRTQGYMYDTRGNRSKIKEGNSYWKNYTYDANNRITRTTQQADDSNDIYENYTYDANGNCLTMRRSYYSDDGDNSEETGYDEFKYGYDAYNRQISYYNYEVDYVGDYEDETTATYTYDAIGRRASKKVDGATTMHRWDGSSIVGDSGTGAATYYRGINIIAQNKNNAVNYYVYDGHGNTVTLTDANGATVSKCDYSAYGNRTSIKSYINTPFKYCGEYQDNESGMVYLRNRYYKINEGRFTQEDPAKDGLNWYAYCGNNPVNFVDPSGLVNVEDEDPIHDYCSNQGQVVGQERININSAIHAYQDGVLSYEDMLKNVVLNGGTIKEEKKLDAIQVEETKNGFAVTAYIRYSGNLSNVSYEGKTYSEYATEGIENYWSGTIYGITVTTNVVTTDDGIHKRKDMKIDNGSYKDSSTSQGTNNIFPNGVSWVLWQNNSENINPNTDLFKIVAAHEFGHLFFNINDNCRDARHKNVPESKSIHAYSVMTRTNMIGLSSSTLDLAFMIKNYKISNFSQGIFCADYTNILDRYSQGWYYKRFYED